The proteins below are encoded in one region of Takifugu rubripes chromosome 1, fTakRub1.2, whole genome shotgun sequence:
- the LOC115252581 gene encoding olfactory receptor 5AN1 — MDNASEVMIFTLSGFNGIVNYRFTLFAITFVCYCVIVQVNVTLIVAIIVDKSLHEPMYIFLCNLCINSLYGTAAFYPKFLIDILSTSHVISYAGCLVQSFAVNSSACADFSLLVLMAYDRYVAICRPLVYHSVMNPQRVSALVFAAWILPLGQIFITTTSTSTLTLCGSHLVRMYCINYVIRRLECTMSITTAFFSVFIITFYFCHFLLVTYSYFYIMRTCLTGKEERMKFLQTCLPHLMSFIIVAMCLLFDVLHVRLRSEKMSESAQNFIAIQFLLFPPLINPLIYGLKLTKVRNRIERFLCRKS, encoded by the coding sequence ATGGATAACGCTTCAGAAGTGATGATATTTACTCTGTCTGGATTCAATGGCATTGTAAATtacagatttactttatttgctATCACTTTTGTTTGCTACTGTGTGATTGTTCAGGTAAATGTGACCCTCATTGTGGCAATTATCGTGGATAAAAGTCTTCATGAACCCATGTATATCTTTCTCTGCAACCTCTGCATAAACTCACTTTATGGGACAGCAGCATTTTACCCCAAATTTCTGATAGATATTCTGTCGACCTCTCATGTCATCTCTTATGCAGGATGTCTTGTGCAGAGTTTTGCAGTCAACTCCTCTGCTTGtgctgatttttctcttttagtGCTGATGGCCTATGATAGATATGTGGCTATATGTCGACCTCTGGTGTATCACTCTGTGATGAATCCTCAGAGAGTTTCTGctcttgtgtttgctgcttggATTCTCCCTTTGGGCCAGATATTCATAACCACAACATCAACATCAACTCTCACGTTATGTGGCTCACATTTAGTAAGAATGTATTGTATTAACTATGTCATACGTAGATTAGAATGTACTATGTCAATAACAACTGCattcttttcagtttttattattacgttttatttttgccattttctcctTGTTACTTACTCTTATTTCTATATCATGAGAACATGCCTAACAGGTAAAGAAGAAAGGATGAAATTTCTGCAAACGTGTTTGCCACATTTAATGTCTTTCATAATCGTGGCCATGTGCTTACTTTTTGATGTGTTGCATGTCAGACTTCGGTCAGAAAAAATGTCTGAGAGTGCCCAAAATTTTATTGCAATacagtttctgctctttcctcctctaATCAATCCTTTAATCTATGGTTTAAAACTGACCAAAGTTAGAAACAGAATTGAAAGATTTCTGTGCAGGAAGAGTTGA
- the LOC115250683 gene encoding olfactory receptor 11H6-like, whose protein sequence is MTNKTNIFYLSGLNDLTTNRGLIFTFIFLCYSLIWIVNGALILVIILEEKLHEPMYIFLCNLCINSLYGTAAFYPKFLYDLVTNNRTISYAGCMLQGFVIYSYAATDFSILALMAYDRYLAICRPLEYHSLMTKHKVVLLVCFSRLVPCLCFTVLIIMTSLLQLCDSHIDKLYCANWSIVKLSCNSITANNIVGYIVILFYFCHVVFIMCSYVPLLKSAVKSRDGRKKFTQTCMPHLFCLLNVTVALLFDLMYARYGSPSLSAGVKNFMALQFLLFPPILNPLIYGLKLTQVRNRLLNVFKGKG, encoded by the coding sequence ATGACGAACAAAACTAATATATTTTACTTATCGGGATTAAACGACCTAACAACAAACAGAGGCCTTATTTTCACCTTCATCTTTTTGTGTTACAGTTTGATTTGGATTGTAAATGGAGCTCTTATCTTGGTCATTATACTGGAGGAAAAACTTCATGAACCCATGTACATATTTCTGTGTAATTTGTGCATTAATAGTCTCTATGGGACAGCAGCTTTTTACCCCAAGTTCTTATATGATTTAGTGACTAACAACCGTACCATATCTTATGCTGGTTGCATGTTACAAGGTTTTGTTATATACTCATATGCTGCAACTGATTTCTCAATTCTGGCCCTCATGGCTTATGACAGATATTTGGCTATATGTCGCCCGCTGGAGTATCACTCTTTAATGACTAAACATAAGGTTGttttgttggtgtgtttctCCAGGCTGGTGCCTTGCCTTTGTTTTACCGTTTTGATCATAATGACCTCTCTACTGCAACTATGTGACTCCCACATCGACAAACTCTATTGCGCAAACTGGTCAATTGTTAAGCTTTCTTGCAATTCAATAACGGCAAACAATATTGTAGGAtacattgtcattttattctatttctgcCATGTTGTTTTCATTATGTGCTCGTACGTGCCGTTGTTAAAATCTGCTGTGAAATCAAGAGACGGGAGGAAAAAGTTTACACAGACGTGCATGCCACATTTGTTCTGCCTGCTTAATGTAACAGTTGCTCTGCTGTTTGACCTCATGTATGCCAGGTATGGATCACCCTCTCTGTCAGCAGGTGTAAAGAATTTCATGGCTCTGCAGTTTCTCTTGTTTCCACCAATTCTGAACCCTCTTATATATGGACTCAAACTGACGCAAGTTCGCAACaggcttttaaatgtgtttaaaggtaAAGgctaa
- the LOC115252506 gene encoding olfactory receptor 11H6-like, protein MTNKTNIFYLSGLNDLTTNRGLIFTFIFLCYSLIWIVNGALILVIILEEKLHEPMYIFLCNLCINSLYGTAAFYPKFLYDLVTNNRTISYAGCMLQGFVIYSYAGTDFSILALMAYDRYLAICRPLEYHSVMTKHKVVLLVCFSRLVPCLCFTVLIIMTSLLQLCDSHIDKLYCANWSIVKLSCNSITANNIVGYIVILFYFCHVVFIMCSYVPLLKSAVKSRDGRKKFTQTCVPHLFCLLNVTVALLFDLMYARYGSPSLSAGVKNFMSLQFLLFPPILNPLIYGLKLTQVRNRLLNVFKGKG, encoded by the coding sequence ATGACGAACAAAACTAATATATTTTACTTATCGGGATTAAACGACCTAACGACAAACAGAGGCCTTATTTTCACCTTCATCTTTTTGTGTTACAGTTTGATTTGGATTGTAAATGGAGCTCTTATCTTGGTCATTATACTGGAGGAAAAACTTCATGAACCCATGTACATATTTCTGTGTAATTTGTGCATTAATAGTCTCTATGGGACAGCAGCTTTTTACCCCAAGTTCTTATATGATTTAGTGACTAACAACCGTACCATATCTTATGCTGGTTGCATGTTACAAGGTTTTGTTATATACTCATATGCTGGAACTGATTTCTCAATTCTGGCCCTCATGGCTTATGACAGATATTTGGCTATATGTCGCCCGCTGGAGTATCACTCTGTAATGACTAAACATAAGGTTGttttgttggtgtgtttctCCAGGCTGGTGCCTTGCCTTTGTTTTACCGTTTTGATCATAATGACCTCTCTACTGCAACTATGTGACTCCCACATCGACAAACTCTATTGCGCAAACTGGTCAATTGTTAAGCTTTCTTGCAATTCAATAACGGCAAACAATATTGTAGGAtacattgtcattttattctatttctgcCATGTTGTTTTCATTATGTGCTCGTACGTGCCGTTGTTAAAATCTGCTGTGAAATCAAGAGACGGGAGGAAAAAGTTTACGCAGACATGCGTGCCACATTTGTTCTGCCTGCTTAACGTAACAGTTGCTCTGCTGTTTGACCTCATGTATGCCAGGTACGGATCACCCTCTCTGTCAGCAGGTGTAAAGAATTTCATGTCTCTGCAGTTTCTCTTGTTTCCACCAATTCTGAACCCTCTTATATATGGACTCAAACTGACACAAGTTCGCAACaggcttttaaatgtgtttaaaggtaAAGgctaa
- the LOC115250681 gene encoding olfactory receptor 4E1-like has translation MPNRSSIVVFSLSGFNATVKYRNTLFALTFLCYFLIIVVNICLILTIIIEKKLHEPMYIFLGSLCFNGLYGATGFYPKFLSDLLSDDHLISRVGCFVQIYVIYSNAKIDYSILVVMAYDRYVAICRPLEYHCVMSKQNIVLLLGLSWLVPLCCETLVISLSSSLELCGSHIDKLYCENWAVVKLACGATTANDIVGMVLIVFYFCHALLIASSYVQLVKATLKSTEGRKKFMQTCLPHLCCLFNVTASLLFDLMYSRYGSVSLPQHLRNFMAIQFLIITPVLNPIIYGLKLTNIRNTMRGYICR, from the coding sequence ATGCCCAATAGATCCAGCATAGTTGTATTTTCACTCTCGGGGTTTAATGCAACAGTCAAATACAGAAATACTCTTTTTGCTCTCACTTTTCTCTGTTATTTTCTGATTATAGTGGTAAACATATGTTTGATTTTAACCATTATAATAGAAAAAAAGCTCCATGAACCAATGTACATTTTTTTGGGCTCTTTGTGCTTTAATGGGCTTTATGGAGCAACTGGATtttatcccaaattcctctCTGACCTTTTGTCTGATGATCATCTAATATCACGTGTGGGGTGTTTTGTGCAAATCTATGTTATATACTCCAATGCTAAAATAGACTACTCTATTCTCGTTGTTATGGCTTATGACAGATACGTGGCTATATGTCGGCCGCTGGAGTATCACTGTGTGATGTCAAAGCAAAATATTGTGCTGTTACTGGGATTGTCCTGGCTCGTGCCTCTATGTTGTGAGACACTTGTCATAAGTCTGTCATCTTCTCTGGAGTTATGCGGCTCCCACATAGATAAGCTCTACTGTGAGAACTGGGCTGTTGTTAAACTTGCTTGTGGTGCCACGACAGCAAATGACATTGTTGGAATGGTCCTCATCGTTTTTTACTTCTGTCATGCTCTTCTCATTGCGTCCTCCTACGTACAGCTTGTAAAGGCAACATTAAAATCCACAGAGGGCAGGAAAAAGTTTATGCAAACCTGTTTACCACATCTATGTTGTCTATTCAATGTGACAGCATCTTTGCTTTTTGATCTAATGTATTCCAGGTATGGATCTGTGTCACTGCCCCAGCATTTAAGGAATTTTATGGCGATACAATTCCTCATAATAACGCCGGTGTTAAACCCTATTATTTATGGACTGAAGCTTACTAATATTAGAAACACAATGAGAGGTTATATATGTCGGTGA
- the LOC101072672 gene encoding olfactory receptor 4E1-like, giving the protein MPNRSSIVVFSLSGFNATVKYRNTLFALTFLCYFLIIVVNICLILTIIIEKKLHEPMYIFLGSLCFNGLYGATGFYPKFLSDLLSDDHLISRVGCFVQIYVIYSNAIIDYSILVVMAYDRYVAICRPLEYHCVMSKQNIVLLLGLSWLVPLCCETLVISLSSSLELCGSHIDKLYCENWAVVKLACGATTANDIVGMVLIVFYFCHVLLIASSYVQLVKATLKSTEGRKKFMQTCLPHLCCLFNVTASLLFDLMYSRYGSVSLPQHLRNFMAIQFLIITPVLNPIIYGLKLTNIRNTMRGYICQ; this is encoded by the coding sequence ATGCCCAATAGATCCAGCATAGTTGTATTTTCACTCTCGGGGTTTAATGCAACAGTCAAATACAGAAATACTCTTTTTGCTCTCACTTTTCTCTGTTATTTTCTGATTATAGTGGTAAACATATGTTTGATTTTAACCATTATAATAGAAAAAAAGCTACATGAACCAATGTACATTTTTTTGGGCTCTTTGTGCTTTAATGGGCTTTATGGAGCAACTGGATtttatcccaaattcctctCTGACCTTTTGTCTGATGATCATCTAATATCACGTGTGGGGTGTTTTGTGCAAATCTATGTTATATACTCCAATGCTATAATAGACTACTCTATTCTCGTTGTTATGGCTTATGACAGATACGTGGCTATATGTCGGCCGCTGGAGTATCACTGTGTGATGTCAAAGCAAAATATTGTGCTGTTACTGGGATTGTCCTGGCTCGTGCCTCTATGTTGTGAGACACTTGTCATAAGTCTGTCATCTTCTCTGGAGTTATGCGGCTCCCACATAGATAAGCTCTACTGTGAGAACTGGGCTGTTGTTAAACTTGCTTGTGGTGCCACGACAGCAAATGACATTGTTGGAATGGTCCTCATCGTTTTTTACTTCTGTCACGTCCTTCTCATTGCGTCCTCCTACGTACAGCTTGTAAAGGCAACATTAAAATCCACAGAGGGCAGGAAAAAGTTTATGCAAACCTGTTTACCACATCTATGTTGTCTATTCAATGTGACAGCATCTTTGCTTTTTGATCTAATGTATTCCAGGTATGGATCTGTGTCACTGCCCCAGCATTTAAGGAATTTTATGGCGATACAATTCCTCATAATAACGCCGGTGTTAAACCCTATTATTTATGGACTGAAGCTTACTAATATTAGAAACACAATGAGAGGTTATATATGTCAATGA
- the LOC115250685 gene encoding olfactory receptor 11H6-like — translation MTNKTNIFYLSGLNDRTTNRRLIFTFIFLCYSLIWIVNGALILVIILEEKLHEPMYIFLCNLCINSLYGTAAFYPKFLYDLVTNNRTISYAGCMLQGFVIYSYAATDFSILALMAYDRYLAICRPLEYHSVMTKHKVVLLVCFSRLLPWFCQTIVTIMNSLLQLCDSHIDKLYCSNWSVIKLSCNSITANNIVGYIVILFYFCHDVFIMCSYVPLLKSAVKSRDGRKKFTQTCMPHLFYLLNVTVALLFDLMYARYGSPSLSAGVKNFMALQFLLFPPILNPVIYGLKLTQVRNRLLNVFKGKG, via the coding sequence atgacaaacaaaacTAATATATTTTACTTATCAGGATTAAACGACCGAACAACAAACAGACGCCTTATTTTCACCTTCATCTTTTTGTGTTACAGTTTGATTTGGATTGTAAATGGAGCTCTTATCTTGGTCATTATACTGGAGGAAAAACTTCATGAACCCATGTACATATTTCTGTGTAATTTGTGCATTAATAGTCTCTATGGGACAGCAGCTTTTTACCCCAAGTTCTTATATGATTTAGTGACTAACAACCGTACCATATCTTATGCTGGTTGCATGTTACAAGGTTTTGTTATATACTCATATGCTGCAACTGATTTCTCAATTCTGGCCCTCATGGCTTATGACAGATATTTGGCTATATGTCGCCCACTGGAGTATCACTCTGTAATGACTAAACATAAGGTTGttttgttggtgtgtttctCAAGACTGTTGCCTTGGTTTTGTCAGACCATTGTGACGATAATGAACTCTCTACTGCAATTATGTGACTCCCACATCGACAAACTCTATTGCTCAAACTGGTCAGTTATTAAGCTTTCTTGCAATTCAATAACGGCAAACAATATTGTAGGAtacattgtcattttattctatttctgcCATGATGTTTTCATTATGTGCTCGTACGTGCCGTTGTTAAAATCTGCTGTGAAATCAAGAGACGGGAGGAAAAAGTTTACACAGACGTGCATGCCACATTTGTTCTACCTGCTTAATGTAACAGTTGCTCTGCTGTTTGACCTCATGTATGCCAGGTATGGATCACCCTCTCTTTCAGCAGGTGTAAAGAATTTCATGGCTCTGCAGTTTCTCTTGTTTCCACCAATTCTGAACCCTGTTATATATGGACTCAAACTGACGCAAGTTCGCAACaggcttttaaatgtgtttaaaggtaAAGgctaa
- the LOC101076327 gene encoding olfactory receptor 51E1 → MGNETVLYFNLTMFIMIGNVRYLAFAFCLLTYALIVFSNVTMIWIITQERSLHEPMYIFIAFLSVNSLYGSAGFFPRFLMDLLSDVHLISYAACYSQIYVIYTYATYEVTILSIMAYDRCIAVCQPLHYSRKLTPKTVCALSVFAWVFPAFNLSVTIIMLVRIPLCGNNVQKVYCASWNIVKLSCFSNFNNNTVAMMWVVLLMTVSSGFILYTYARIVIACWRKTLNVRGKVVQSCLPHLISFMVYIITSFSDTVLSRQNVEEINPFLAVILSIGFVIIPPALNPFIYGLKLPEIRRQIIRILRLKH, encoded by the coding sequence ATGGGAAATGAAACTGTCCTTTACTTTAACCTGACCATGTTCATCATGATTGGAAATGTTCGTTATTTAGCCTTTGCCTTTTGTCTCTTGACCTATGCATTAATTGTATTCTCAAATGTCACTATGATATGGATTATAACACAGGAGAGAAGCCTGCATGAGCCCATGTATATTTTCATTGCATTTCTATCAGTCAACTCTCTATACGGTTCTGCTGGTTTCTTCCCCAGGTTTCTCATGGATCTTTTGTCTGATGTTCATTTAATCTCATATGCAGCTTGTTATTCACAGATTTATGTGATATACACATACGCCACTTATGAAGTGACCATCCTGAGCATCATGGCGTACGACAGATGCATCGCTGTGTGCCAgccactacactacagcagaaAGCTGACACCCAAAACTGTGTGTGCGTTGTCGGTTTTTGCCTGggtttttcctgcttttaacCTGTCAGTAACAATTATTATGCTAGTCAGAATTCCTCTCTGTGGTAATAATGTGCAGAAGGTTTACTGTGCCAGCTGGAACATTGTAAAATTATCATGTTTTTCTAATTTTAACAATAATACAGTTGCTATGATGTGGGTTGTGCTTTTAATGACCGTTTCCTCTGGATTTATATTGTACACTTATGCCAGAATTGTGATCGCATGCTGGAGAAAGACATTGAATGTTCGGGGAAAGGTTGTGCAGAGCTGCCTTCCACATCTTATTTCTTTTATGGTTTATATAATCACGTCGTTTAGTGATACGGTGTTGAGTCGTCAAAATGTGGAGGAGATCAATCCGTTCCTGGCTGTAATTCTGTCTATAGGATTTGTCATCATTCCACCAGCACTGAATCCTTTTATCTACGGTCTGAAGTTACCAGAGATCAGAAGACAGATCATCAGGATCTTGCGCttgaaacactga
- the LOC115250680 gene encoding olfactory receptor 11H6-like, with the protein MTNKTNIFYLLGLNDRTTNRRLIFTFIFLCYSLIWIVNGALILVIILEEKLHEPMYIFLCNLCINSLYGTAAFYPKFLYDLVTNNRTISYAGCMLQGFVIYSYASTDFSILALMAYDRYLAICRPLEYHSVMTKHKVVLLVCFSRLVPWLCHTVLMIMTSLLQLCDSHIDKLYCANWSIVKLSCNSITTNNIVGYIFILFYFCHVVFIMCSYVPLLKSAVKSRDGRKKFTQTCMPHLFCLLNVTVALLFDLMYARYGSPSLSAGVKNFMALQFLLFPPILNPVIYGLKLTQVRNRLLNVFKGKG; encoded by the coding sequence ATGACGAACAAAACTAATATATTTTACTTATTGGGATTAAACGACCGAACAACAAACAGACGCCTCATTTTCACCTTCATCTTTTTGTGTTACAGTTTGATTTGGATTGTAAATGGAGCTCTTATCTTGGTCATTATACTGGAGGAAAAACTTCATGAACCCATGTACATATTTCTGTGTAATTTGTGCATTAATAGTCTCTATGGGACAGCAGCTTTTTACCCCAAGTTCTTATATGATTTAGTGACTAACAACCGTACCATATCTTATGCTGGTTGCATGTTACAAGGTTTTGTTATATACTCATATGCTTCAACTGATTTCTCAATTCTGGCCCTCATGGCTTATGACAGATATTTGGCTATATGTCGCCCGCTGGAGTATCACTCTGTAATGACTAAACATAAGGTTGttttgttggtgtgtttctCCAGGCTGGTGCCTTGGCTTTGTCATACCGTTTTGATGATAATGACCTCACTACTGCAATTATGTGACTCCCACATCGACAAACTCTATTGCGCAAACTGGTCAATTGTTAAGCTTTCTTGCAATTCAATAACAACAAACAATATTGtaggatacattttcattttattctatttctgcCATGTTGTTTTCATTATGTGCTCGTACGTGCCGTTGTTAAAATCTGCTGTGAAATCAAGAGACGGGAGGAAAAAGTTTACACAGACGTGCATGCCACATTTGTTCTGCCTGCTTAATGTAACAGTTGCTCTGCTGTTTGACCTCATGTATGCCAGGTACGGATCACCCTCTCTGTCAGCAGGTGTAAAGAATTTCATGGCTCTGCAGTTTCTCTTGTTTCCACCAATTCTGAACCCTGTTATATATGGACTCAAACTGACGCAAGTTCGCAACaggcttttaaatgtgtttaaaggtaAAGgctaa
- the LOC101072443 gene encoding olfactory receptor 11H6-like, producing the protein MFLTETHKMTNKTNIFYLSGLNDLMTNRGLIFTFIFLCYSLIWIVNGALILVIILEEKLHEPMYIFLCNLCINSLYGTAAFYPKFLYDLVTNNHTISYAGCILQVFVIYSYASTDFSILALMAYDRYLAICRPLEYHSVMTKHKVVLLVCFSRLVPWLCQTIVTIMTSLLQLCDSHIDKLYCSNWSIVKLSCNSITANNIVGYIVILFYFCHDVFIMCSYVPLLKSAVKSRDGRKKFTQTCVPHLFCLLNVTVALLFDLMYARYGSPSLSAGVKNFMALQFLLFPPILNPLIYGLKLTQVRNRLLNVFKGKG; encoded by the coding sequence ATGTTTTTGACTGAGACGCACAAAATGACGAACAAAACTAATATATTTTACTTATCGGGATTAAACGACCTAATGACAAACAGAGGCCTTATTTTCACCTTCATCTTTTTGTGTTACAGTTTGATTTGGATTGTAAATGGAGCTCTTATCTTGGTCATTATACTGGAGGAAAAACTTCATGAACCCATGTACATATTTCTGTGTAATTTGTGCATTAATAGTCTCTATGGGACAGCAGCTTTTTACCCCAAGTTCTTATATGATTTAGTGACTAACAACCATACCATATCTTATGCTGGTTGCATTTTACAAGTTTTTGTTATATACTCATATGCTTCAACTGATTTCTCAATTCTGGCCCTCATGGCTTATGACAGATATTTGGCTATATGTCGCCCGCTGGAGTATCACTCTGTAATGACTAAACATAAGGTTGttttgttggtgtgtttctCAAGACTGGTGCCTTGGCTTTGTCAGACCATTGTGACGATAATGACCTCTCTACTGCAATTATGTGACTCCCACATCGACAAACTCTATTGCTCAAACTGGTCAATTGTTAAGCTTTCTTGCAATTCAATAACGGCAAACAATATTGTAGGAtacattgtcattttattctatttctgcCATGATGTTTTCATTATGTGCTCGTACGTGCCATTGTTAAAATCTGCTGTGAAATCAAGAGACGGGAGGAAAAAGTTTACGCAGACATGCGTGCCACATTTGTTCTGCCTGCTTAACGTAACAGTTGCTCTGCTGTTTGACCTCATGTATGCCAGGTACGGATCACCCTCTCTGTCAGCAGGTGTAAAGAATTTCATGGCTCTGCAGTTTCTCTTGTTTCCACCAATTCTGAACCCTCTTATATATGGACTCAAACTGACGCAAGTTCGCAACAgacttttaaatgtgtttaaaggtaAAGGCTAA
- the LOC101078734 gene encoding olfactory receptor 11H6 has product MTNKTNIFYLSGLNDLTTNRGLIFTFIFLCYSLIWIVNGALILVIILEEKLHEPMYIFLCNLCINSLYGTAAFYPKFLYDLVTNNHTISYAGCMLQVFVIYSYAATDFSILALIAYDRYLAICRPLEYHSLMTKHKVVLLVCFSRLVPWLCHTTVTIMTSLLQLCDSHIDKLYCANWSIVKLSCNSIMTNNIVGYIFILFYFCHDVFIMCSYVPLLKSAVKSRDGRKKFTQTCVPHLFCLLNVTVALLFDLMYARYGSPSMSAGVKNFMSLQFLLFPPILNPLIYGLKLTQVRNRLLNVFKGKG; this is encoded by the coding sequence ATGACGAACAAAACTAATATATTTTACTTATCGGGATTAAACGACCTAACGACAAACAGAGGCCTTATTTTCACCTTCATCTTTTTGTGTTACAGTTTGATTTGGATTGTAAATGGAGCTCTTATCTTGGTCATTATACTGGAGGAAAAACTTCATGAACCCATGTACATATTTCTGTGTAATTTATGCATTAATAGTCTCTATGGGACAGCAGCTTTTTACCCCAAGTTCTTATATGATTTAGTGACTAACAACCATACCATATCTTATGCTGGTTGCATGTTACAAGTCTTTGTTATATACTCATATGCTGCAACTGATTTCTCAATTCTGGCCCTCATAGCTTATGACAGATATTTGGCTATATGTCGCCCGCTGGAGTATCACTCTTTAATGACTAAACATAAGGTTGttttgttggtgtgtttctCCAGACTTGTGCCTTGGCTTTGTCATACCACTGTGACGATAATGACCTCACTACTGCAATTATGTGACTCCCACATCGACAAACTCTATTGTGCAAACTGGTCAATTGTTAAGCTTTCTTGCAATTCAATAATGACAAACAATATTGtaggatacattttcattttattctatttctgcCATGATGTTTTCATTATGTGCTCGTACGTGCCGTTGTTAAAATCTGCTGTGAAATCAAGAGACGGGAGGAAAAAGTTTACGCAGACATGCGTGCCACATTTGTTCTGCCTGCTTAACGTAACAGTTGCTCTGCTGTTTGACCTCATGTATGCCAGGTATGGATCACCCTCTATGTCAGCAGGTGTAAAGAATTTCATGTCTCTGCAATTTCTCTTGTTTCCACCAATTCTGAACCCTCTTATATATGGACTCAAACTGACGCAAGTTCGCAACaggcttttaaatgtgtttaaaggtaAAGgctaa
- the LOC115252575 gene encoding putative gustatory receptor clone PTE01, which yields MTNKTNIFYLSRLNDLTTNRGFIFPFIFLCYSLIWIVNGALILVIILEEKLHEPMYIFLCNLCINSLYGTAAFYPKFLYDLVTNNRTISYAGCILQVFVIYSYAETDFSILALMAYDRYLAICYPLEYHSVMTKHKVVLLVCFSRLVPWLCQTVVMIMTSLLQLCDSHIDKLYCANWSIVKLSCNSITTNNIVGYIVILFYFCHVVFIMCSYVPLLKSAVKSRDGRKKFTQTCVPHLFCLLNVTVALLFDLMYARYGSPSMSAGVKNFMALQFLLFPPILNPLIYGLKLTQVRNRLLNVF from the coding sequence ATGACGAACAAAACTAATATATTTTACTTATCGAGATTAAACGACCTAACGACAAACAGAGGCTTTATTTTCCCCTTCATCTTTTTGTGTTACAGTTTGATTTGGATTGTAAATGGAGCTCTTATCTTGGTCATTATACTGGAGGAAAAACTTCATGAACCCATGTACATATTTCTGTGTAATTTGTGCATTAATAGTCTCTATGGGACAGCAGCTTTTTACCCCAAGTTCTTATATGATTTAGTGACTAACAACCGTACCATATCTTATGCTGGTTGCATTTTACAAGTTTTTGTTATATACTCATATGCTGAAACTGATTTCTCAATTCTGGCCCTCATGGCTTATGACAGATATTTGGCTATATGTTACCCGCTGGAGTATCACTCTGTAATGACTAAACATAAGGTTGttttgttggtgtgtttctCCAGACTTGTGCCTTGGCTTTGTCAGACCGTTGTGATGATAATGACCTCTCTACTGCAATTATGTGACTCCCACATCGACAAACTCTATTGCGCAAACTGGTCAATTGTTAAGCTTTCTTGCAATTCAATAACGACAAACAATATTGTAGGAtatattgtcattttattctatttctgcCATGTTGTTTTCATTATGTGCTCGTACGTGCCATTGTTAAAATCTGCTGTGAAATCAAGAGACGGGAGGAAAAAGTTTACGCAGACATGCGTGCCACATTTGTTCTGCCTGCTTAATGTAACAGTTGCTCTGCTGTTTGACCTCATGTATGCCAGGTACGGATCACCCTCTATGTCAGCAGGTGTAAAGAATTTCATGGCTCTGCAGTTTCTCTTGTTTCCACCAATTCTGAACCCTCTTATATATGGACTCAAATTGACGCAAGTTCGCAACaggcttttaaatgtgttttaa